Within Sphaerodactylus townsendi isolate TG3544 linkage group LG05, MPM_Stown_v2.3, whole genome shotgun sequence, the genomic segment ACAGTTCTAAGCACCAAAGTATTACAATTTGAGCTTACAGCAAGGTTAAAGAGACACATGTATTTATTCTATATTTTCCACTATGTCCAAATACAAGATCCTGTACCTTTGTAATTCAGTTGTGAGTTCAGTTGCACGGTGCCACTAATCACTGGATGACACAAATTTGCATTGCAAAAAGCCTTTTCATCTACAATCAAGACCATTTCGGAGGAGCTACACTAAGAGGGCAGAATGTCCAAAAGAGAAGTTCTCCTACCTTAAGATGATACACATCTCCCTTTGTGCCCAGCATAAATCCAGCCTTCTACTAGCTTAAAAGGAATTGACTGTCCAATAAGCAATTCCTCGCAAGCACCGTATTTCCAAATAACTCTGAGAAACAATAAAGATAAATACTCTTAAGTGATTTCCCATCTTCATACGCAATCAACTTTCGGTTAATGAAGCTAGCAGTTTAAACTTCTAAAATCCTCTTTCAAAACTTCCTTATGAACTATGGGATGTGGCCATTTTGAAGCAAATATATGCAGAACAGCCACAAAATCATCCAATTCTTCTCAAGAATGGGGTGCCCAGGATGTAATAAAATACTCACTTGCTTCTAGTCACACAAACCAATTCTGTACAATACTTTTATCAGATTACTGGGTTTGTCATAAAAAGGGGACAGAATTCATGACTGGAGTTTAAATGCATTGTGTCCTTGAAATTATATGAAGAACTTTTTTGTACTTTAATCATATCTTGAGAGATGAGTCATCAAAAGGGTTAAGAGGATTTGATTGTATATCTAAGACGACATCATGCTCAGTGTATTGAAACTCCAGTAAACCTCCATCAGAGCAGAGTTTCCATTAGAAACTCTCGGCTATCCAGGTTGATATATAATGTGTATGGGTTAACCTTTTCAATCATGGTGTCAACACTTTAGATttgcctctgctcatctctttcatcctaaccttctctctctctctcttgataaTGAAATGCTTGCTCCAACTTCCCTCTATCTGCTCCTGAGTCCACAATTTAGATTACTTCATCTCTGCTAGCAACAAACTGAATGAAATTTCGATTTGAGCAGAAAGTAATTTACCGGGATCTGGACCCATTTGTCATCATATCTCTCTGGGTGTTTGCTGTATCACTGCAGTTTTCCTATGCAATCAAATGAGACCACAACatctgccatgggggggggggagagatagaagaaaggagaagcaaaggaggagagagGTAGAAGAGAAGACTGGAGGAAATATATACACATAATTCCCCTAATGCATTTAAAGGCACAACACACTGATCTGAGATACAATGCTTTAATGAATATTGATCTCCCAGTTTTCCCCACCATATTTGTTAGAATTAAAAAGGTGGGCACACACACGTGCAGCTCCTCTTCACATTCACAGCTATTTTTAATGATGAACCCACAACCATTTCGTAGTAAAGAAGAATTCTAAACCAGCCAGCATGTTCACGCTGATCCACTTCCCCCAATACGGCACAGCCAAAACGAAATGCCAATAAAATTCACAAAATGAATAAATACCAAGGATTTTTATTGGCCTTTTTGTCCAACACAGAAGTCTTGAGATTGTGTGCGAGTATGTGTTGCTTCAGAAAATGCTATAATCTGAATGTTTGCTGCAAACCCATGTTTtaaggatgggaggggggaataattGCTTTCAGTTTTCCAGGATCCGTGCTTGCAGAGGGAGGCTTGTCATGTTCAAACTACTAATTTGCTGTCGCCACTTTATTGAAAATAGCCTGTAAGTTGTTATTAAATGTATCGACTGAACGACAGGGAGAGTAGTAAAACTGCCCCTTAAGATGGCTTTTAATAGGAAGCCTGAGAAACAAATTTTGCAGCAGCATCGATTTGAAGAGTTCAATCAAAACTCCATTTCAAAACTAATTAGTCTGAGATCTGCAGCACACTGACACTTTCTTATGAGTCAGAATGGGTACAAAGGGAAAGCTGAACTAATACACTGGCAAGACCTCCAGCCTAAAAAGGACTGAGCTGTCTCGAAAACTGTGAAGCAACACTATTTTAGCATCTGCAGAATATCAAGAGTACTACCTCAAAGGACTTACAAAAAACTACTATGACTGCATCCCAATTCAACTATGTGTTTTATTTCCCAAACTCAGTTATTATCAATGACCATGGTCTATAAGGACACAAAGAATTTTCAGGCGGGACTACTCCAACCACAATTCTACAAATGGACCCCAagtggaaattttaaaaatataactcaTTGCTAATTATGGAAAGTCTTGTAGCTGAAATAAGTGAATGAACAAATGCTTCTTTATCCTGCAGGTGTATATGCATGCCCCCCTTTAGAAAAGGCAGGGGGGGATCAAACATTCCCCTgtggaagaaggcaggagagtgaAGATGCACAATTCCATTTTCCTTAAAACATTCCTGTTTTATTGTTCCACATCCTTTCAACAGACCATTTGAGATTTACAGTCCTCCTCAAGCAGAGACTGTTGTGCATCTCAAATATAAGTTAAAGCAGATTTCTAACAACTTCTGCAGTCTGAACTACAATAGAAACATACATCCTACAATTCCTTGATTCTGCATCTATTCAGATTTCTAGAAGGGCAGGGGAGATATTCTACAGAGCTTTCCTACTTTGTGGAGGAAGGCAACTCCTACGGCAGACGTCCAAACTTCatagattactttttaaaaagaaatctaatttgacttttttccttctccaaatGATGGAAATATTCTTATTTTGCAACAGCTTCAACAGAAACTTATTTCTCTGTTTGACTAAAGAAGACCCCAAGCCTAGTACTATGTTCTTACTGAAAAGTTGTTTTTACATGGGTTCTGCAAGAGAGGAAAGTTAATTAGCTAATCAAGGAAACTGTCCAGGACAGTATTTAATTTAAAAGGCTGGAGGCTTTAGGTGCTCAATTAAGTAGCTATCGGTCGCAGACTGGACTTTAATGGGCTCTTTTCTCTTTAACtccagagaaagggggagagatacCCCAGGTCAGGCTAATTAAAGCCAGGGGACTCTTTAATTGTGATGACAGAAGTggtttcagtttcctttctttggGTCTTGGAGTCCAAGGAGGTTGTTAATATTTCAACATTTGGGCTACACAATCAATCACCAACACTGAGATGTTCCATATATGGATGAAAGGAAAGCTCTACATTTGTGGCATGATGCTGTACAACACTAAATTAATCACAGCAGCTCCTTTTCAGTATTTGTCCttatctcccccgcccccgcccccccagcacacacacactttgccagAAAAGTAAAGGACAGTGATAGTGACATAGGTGCGGAAAAAGACATTCACACCGGAATGCTCCAAAATTCAACTGAAACACTTTTTAAACTACAAAAGCATAATATactcaaaaaaaattatatggGGTGTTGCAATACTTGTAATAAACTAAATGGCCAGCCCCTTCATTACATTATCCTCCAAATACATGGAAAGGaaggggcagtgcaaaactcacAGTAGTACCTAAACACACCCAGATTTCCTATCTGAAAGAAATACGTATCCAAAGCAACTGATTCAGAAGAGACTGGTTTTCCAGCAGAGTTCCTATTCTGGATCCAAGTTCTGCACCAGCTGTGTTAGATGCAACAAAGGCTGCACAGGAAAATTATGCCTGGAGCCAAGTCCATTAAAGTTACTTCAGCATAACTACAGCCCAAGCACCTTAAAAGCACCCGAAGCTATTGATACTTGAAAGGGGGAGGAGAATGGGCTGTGGAAGTGCTGCAttagagaaggggaagaggaaaaaaatcagccaAATTACGCTTGGTTAATTCAGAGTAACAGATCTGCCCCCAAGTGAATTGGAGGCCCTGAATTAATTCTGTTATGACAAATCAAGATAAACGTTCCCCCTAAATTGCATGCGATTTAATTAATTTTTGAgatcctggattttttttccaagctAATAGTTCACATGCTCCTGTGCTGTCATTGTGCTTGAGTGGGCAGACTTCAAAGTGATATTAAATAACCAACTATTAGATTTACCTAGCACGTCCTATTGGAAAAATGCCATTTAATTACCTAGCCTGCTCAATTAAAGGGACAGCATTCCCTGAATATAGCAGCTTGCTGTTGATTACCAGAAAAATGAACTCGTTGCCTGCagcaccctcccctcctcaaatggCTCATACTGCGGACAGCCACGTGAATGGCAATGAGTaacaaggagaaaggaaagcatcTTGTTGGAATGGGGATCAAGAGCTTGCCCTGGCATGTCAAAAACACAGGACCACAAGAATTAGAGATTAGGAGAGGTGGGAAGGCTCTAAACAAATGCTCTGTTCCATCTACAACTCAGGCTGTTCAGTCCAGATATTTAAAAGATCACATCCTTCCAAAACACTGTATACTTCAGCCAACCCCTTCCAAAATAAGTAGATTCTAGGTGAGACTTAAGAATGAATCATACCAAACACACAGTTGTAAGGAAAAGGGTACTCAGGTACTAGCCCTTTAAGAAAAGCTAGtttacattctctctctctcttctctcccccccccccccccagcctattTTCTGTCTCTTCCTCTCCAAGGCCAATTTTGTTAATTAAATGTTTTGTTTGCGACACAGCTCTTATTCATTTCGGACACGTCATTCCAGGCAGATCTAAACCAGGGATGAGATCTCATTAGATAAAACCTATCAGAActaagagaaaatggaggagacacTAATTAAAGCTCTTAATTGCGCAGATTCACTGCCACGCTGCTGCTTTATCTGGAATCTCATGGCTGGGAGGACTGCCTAGcaccctctccctcctccattctgaaaatgcttttgCTCAAGGTACTCTCAGGTTAGGGGTAAGGGGCAGAGAAAAGTCAGTGATTTTATTCTCCTTACACGGGTACACACCTCAACTGCCAATGAGACCTGCAGCAGCGTACAGCCAGATCGAGTAAGGCTGGCTCTGCAAAGCTACATTTCAGCATCAGATAGTTCAAAGGCTCCTTAATAGAACTGGTCTGTGGACTAACACAGGCTTAGAGCAGCCAGTTCCCTTCAGAGGGGCTAGATGATCGGCTTCCTCCTCAGAAGGATTATACATGTTCCACTGTGGGATATACTTCAGATCATCTTTCAAATTTCTAAGATGAATGTAACAAAATTAGGACTTGAGAAGACTGTTCTCTTAGCGCCTTTCCCAAACCACTCCTGACATAAACTGCAGAAGGCTGCTGAATTTGGTAGCATCCCACATGTCTGTCAGTAGGCTGGGACATACAATTACTGATGCCTGAAAGTCATCACGGTCATAGATGCAGTTTACACAGTTAGGTCCTTCATCTTGATTCCTAAGGATGAGATGGGCTTCCAGAAATGCACACCTTGACACAAGAATCTTCACTTCACTGGGCAAACTGTTTAGTTCTAGAATAAAGGTCAAGCAACCAAACCCCATCAGTTCCATTTCACTATCTGATAAAACATCCTATTTATAATAgcctacattaaaaaaacatagcAAGTTTACACAAAAAACAGAGGCACAGACTCCAATAATCTGGCCTGAACTTGCCTTAGGGGGTACAGTAGACAACTTCTCTTTTTAATTAATAatgatcagaagtggtttgtttgATGGTTTTAGTAGAGAGACAATCTGCACTGTTCACAGAATCGGAACAGTAGTGTCAATTTTTCCACTTCAAACAAACCCCTTTTACTAACCGTTCTGCTCTATTTAATTAGAATTCTGCCTTGCCTATGCAGTTGCTTCAGACAGGGATTAAGAACACATCACTGTAAGCTTGAACATACCGATTTTCTAGAATTtacgttttcaaaaatccaaacacTTAGCAAAATTAATATCGCTTGAAATCCCTTAAAGCCTTTCTATAGCTATTTTGTTCCCATAGCCTATTTAGTTGATTGAAAGTACCACCATCAAACAGGGTAAAGGACACATCAGAATAAGCAAACACTCCTTGGCGCCATCCTTTCAAAACAAGATGAATCCAACCTAAGAACAGAGTAACTAAAAGCCAGTGCAGTGCTATACCTAGTTATTCCAAAAATTCACAGAAATAGTCAATTACACTTTTTCCTTTCTCAAATATACTGTTAAACATAAAGATAAAGGCTACCCAGATAACACCGCATAAACTTTtaattcacatttttttcctatgCCAAAAATGTGGGCGGGGGGACATTTAATTACTGGTTGCTCAACTAGAACACCTTCTCAAAGCACTCATGTGCATCAGTCTATCAAGCAATTTACTCAAATTAAATGTGTAATCCTTCAAAATGCCTCCTTAGTTTAAAAGAGCTTGAGTACACCTGAAAAGACCCATGGGCACCAGACCTCTAAGGTTCTTTTCATTAGCTGTGCTAAAAAACCCAGTATGACAGAGAAAATAAACCATACAAAATTTTACTCAGTGCAAAAGGGAGAGAGATCAAGCCATTGTTATGCAATAGGCAATACTGAAAAGTTTAGGCAAACACCCAcacctcctttttcttttgaacagaaaaagaagcaaaagtcACCCAAAAGCTGCCCTTCGACAACATGGAGAGTGCACAGAACTAGGAGGGTGGCAAGAGGCAGTCTCAGCTGGCCAGCAGTTAATCAATTCTTTCACAATGAGCTCAGAGAATGAGTCATTCTATTTTCATTGCTTATTATTTGCATAAGCACTTTTCAATCAGATACTACAAAGGAGATATTTCATTGTTAAGGCTTCGCACCACAGCCCCAGTGAAACCTGCGCTTGCCCTTCTTCCCCTCAAAGCTCTACACCATTCTGCAACTTCTGCACAACAGCCTGTGGTTGCTGGGAAGTCCCTCCTAGATCACTACCACCTTAGAGAAGTTTCATTCACTCACAGCTATCCAACTCACCCTGCGTACTTCAGACAAGGAATTGTTTCAAAAGATTCTGTTTCTAGTTTTCAAACTACCACCTGCTGTAGTTTCTGGCCCATGCGCCCCTTGATTTCATGGGAAGGAATATAACAGCAGCATACAGAGGCTCACAGGCACGCACACATGTATGCCCCTCCATCTCTCTCACCTGATGTAGTCGTTTCTGCACAGGATCATGCCACTCTTTGTGTAGCAGGATGTACCAATTTCTCCCAGCTGAGCCTGACAACAGGAGCATTTCAGGCACCGGCTATGCCAATAGCCATCCATGGCATAGAGCAAGAAACGATCGGCAATCTTCCCCCCGCAGCCTGCACATCTTTTCCACGAGAGGGAGCCACTGGAGACTGGGGGAGGCTGTGAGCTGCTGCCGGGGTTCACCATGGTCTgaataagaaaaacaaaaagacagtTAACATTCTGTACAGAACCCTTTTGCAGCTTCTCTTGCTAAAACAATCCTATGAAAAgaagggtggggaaggaaagggtggGAGAGCATCTACTTGTTTACTTTCCAGCTCTTTGTTCTGGGTTAATTAGCCACCTCCCCTCTCTAGCTCATAACAAGGGCCCAATGACAGTTTCAGCTTGCAACAGTACTGTCAAacttggagccccccccccttctgctttgTTTGCAGACACAAAAGTACACACACCTGGAGTCTCACAGTCTACATGGTCCTCCCCATATAAACCGTAGTCCCCACAACactaaaaagagaagaaaagatgcCTGGGTGAAGCCATATTCCCTAACCACACGTCTTGGGAAGCACAGCTGCAACTCACAACAGTTCAAGGGATTTAGTTTTCTTTTACAGGAGAGGCTCTGGAGAGAGACACAGCCAGAGCagtcaaagagaaagaaaaatccctAAAGGTTGTGAAACTGGTTTTTCAAGCTCTCCTTTTTCATGGCACTGTTATCAACAGGAGCCCCAACCATGATtgtccccatttttttaaaaaaaagagagatcaaATGAAGTGCTCCCCCCATACTTTACAGAATAATAATAGATCACTAAACTTCAAGAAGCCTGTTAACTTCCTATACAAACACAATTTACTTTTGTCTCACTAATCTGCCCTTGATCAGCAATTTAAATGCTAAACGCTTTGTTGTCCTAAAAAAGAGAgcggagagaagaaagaaaaaagtttgtGATAACAGAGTCACAGAACAATCAAGTGTGCCCCGCTCAGGAAGCA encodes:
- the LMO4 gene encoding LIM domain transcription factor LMO4 — encoded protein: MVNPGSSSQPPPVSSGSLSWKRCAGCGGKIADRFLLYAMDGYWHSRCLKCSCCQAQLGEIGTSCYTKSGMILCRNDYIRNQDEGPNCVNCIYDRDDFQASVIVCPSLLTDMWDATKFSSLLQFMSGVGDVYHLKCFTCSTCRNRLVPGDRFHYINGSLFCEHDRPTALINGHLNSLQSNPLLPDQKVC